A window of Corticium candelabrum chromosome 3, ooCorCand1.1, whole genome shotgun sequence contains these coding sequences:
- the LOC134176984 gene encoding uncharacterized protein LOC134176984, with product MRHLSAHCCTQKQTTMWTPLVALWSVSILLEQPDAASSKTIVCGSGPHVLSNQTTSIDVYQKEGNTIRLNKSKPSVAGWILRFTNKLQQKPVFRSLKISKLEIGTYIVKEMKPLFQGITVGYYPQTHLPLIKAVLNLWERPSLQWSNSQQQTNITIYENRMLTRMCFNVTAGQPRPTVEIVKLPDNRTAETIVLTQTSNHSICLTSQHLNQNDTGTYNVIARNCLHPASAPLSFTIEVLPAEVPSLTILDIQSEQIVIANTYVRGITVSFGDNIIMKFIISGNPKPSLLWTHDNKPLQQSNRVQYNATHFYLMNVSTSDSGNYSFVVRNEIGESSSEIQLLVQEPTESIFIPTLRSEMTGDIATIPLTSCCHGSLSDTSDSGLAWWGVFLIVLFMLVVIGVLTFFAYKHRETVNDFVTNFCSRAGNSKSPTVHWHVTTAYTMGESDNRTRWEEYADDHDDSGDDPDPLAIRSFESFKAIRPKHHPSLPPEFYKPYQQPTATAQTDETDREGEEDEEETKFTGKLPDVVQPSGNAFSEYDANRDCESFQEAEGQTTADKDRTAQATANDLNSSEHKISCAIELPCSEEPQPRGENEEKYEEDYCSDRIIYSSIIHPQPSPTPRDGDTPTPQHGTENIYAAVKKDSKAKKEKFLNYVELDLTALQQKYCK from the exons ATGCGTCACCTCTCAGCCCACTGTTGCACACAAAAGCAGACAACAATGTGGACGCCACTCGTCGCGCTATGGAGTGTCTCGATTCTCCTAGAGCAGCCCGATGCTGCCTCGTCTAAAACAATCGTTTGTG GATCAGGTCCTCATGTTCTCTCTAACCAGACAACAAGTATTGATGTTTATCAGAAAGAGGGAAACACTATCAGACTGAATAAATCAAAGCCCAGCGTGGCTGGGTGGATATTGAGGTTTACAAACAAGTTGCAGCAGAAACCTGTTTTCAGAAGTCTCAAAATCTCAAAACTCGAAATTGGTACATATATAGTAAAAGAAATGAAACCCTTGTTTCAAGGTATAACAGTTGGGTATTATCCACAAACTCATCTTCCTTTGATAAAAGCAGTTCTCAACCTATGGG AGAGACCAAGTTTACAATGGTCAAATTCTCAACAACAGACTAACATTACCATCTACGAAAACCGAATGCTAACGAGAATGTGTTTCAATGTAACTGCTGGACAGCCTCGACCGACAGTAGAAATTGTCAAACTGCCAGACAACAGAACGGCTGAAACTATCGTTCTCACTCAAACGAGCAATCattctatctgtctgacttCACAACATCTAAATCAAAACGACACTGGAACTTACAATGTGATAGCCCGGAACTGTCTACATCCGGCATCCGCTCCACTGTCATTCACCATTGAAGTACTTCCTgcag AAGTGCCTTCGCTAACAATTCTCGATATCCAATCAGAACAAATTGTAATTGCCAACACGTATGTTAGAGGCATAACTGTTTCATTTGGTGATAACATTATAATGAAGTTTATTATCTCTGGAAATCCCAAACCAAGCCTTTTGTGGACACACGACAACAAACCTTTACAACAGTCTAACAGAGTTCAATACAATGCCACTCATTTCTATCTCATGAATGTCTCGACTTCAGACTCAGGCAACTATTCATTTGTAGTTAGAAATGAGATCGGTGAATCATCGTCAGAGATACAACTATTGGTTCAAGAGCCTACAG AGTCGATCTTCATACCGACCTTGAGATCAGAAATG ACAGGGGACATTGCCACCATACCTTTGACATCTTGTTGCCATGGATCCCTCAGTGACACTTCAGATTCTG gaTTGGCTTGGTGGGGAGTTTTTCTGATTGTACTTTTTATGCTTGTGGTTATTGGTGTCCTTACTTTCTTTGCTTATAAACACCGTGAGACTGTTAATGACTTTGTGACCAACTTCTGCAGCAGGGCAG GTAACAGTAAGAGTCCAACAGTTCACTGGCATGTAACAACAGCTTATACCATGGGAGAAAGTGACAATCG TACCCGTTGGGAAGAATATGCTGATGACCATGATGACTCTGGCGACGACCCTGACCCACTAGCCATAAGATCATTTGAATCATTTAAAGCCATCCGTCCAAAGCACCACCCCAGTCTCCCACCTGAGTTCTATAAACCATATCAAcaaccaacagcaacagcacaAACtgatgaaacagacagagaaggagaagaagacgaagaagaaACAAAGTTCACAGGAAAACTACCAGACGTCGTTCAGCCATCAGGCAATGCATTTTCAGAATACGATGCTAATCGAGATTGTGAATCATTCCAAGAAGCAGAGGGCCAGACTACTGCAGACAAGGATAGAACTGCTCAGGCAACAGCTAATGACTTAAATTCATCTGAACACAAAATTTCATGTGCTATTGAACTACCATGTTCCGAAGAGCCACAGCCTCGAGGCGAAAATGAAGAAAAATATGAAGAGGATTATTGCTCTGATAGAATCATATACTCATCTATTATCCATCCCCAGCCATCACCAACTCCAAGAGATGGCGATACACCAACACCACAACATGGGACAGAAAACATATACGCTGCAGTCAAAAAGGATTCCAAAGCAAAGAAAGAG AAATTTCTAAACTACGTTGAACTCGACCTCACAGCACTCCAGCAGAAGTATTGCAAATGA